The genome window ATTACTACGACGCGCACAAGGCTCAGATCCAGACATCGGGCTCAACGATCACGATCAGTGATCCCAAGGTGCAGGCCGAGCTGAATCAGATGCTGCAAGACCTGAATGCGCAATCGAAAAACGTGCAGCAGGCGCAAACGCGCTGGCAGGCCGTGATGTCGGGCCGCTGATACGCAGCAAGACCGCAGCGCGGAATTCCATTTTTTGAAAGAAGGCCCGCCGTTTTCTGAAACGGCGGGCCTTTCTTTGTTGCGGACTTCTGCCCGCTCACTTTTGCGAAAAGCTCATGTACAGGATCACGCAACCACCACTCGATTGCGCCCAGATTCCTTGGCCTGGTAGACCGCGGAGTCAGCGGCTTCGACCAGTTCGGACGGGGAACCCTCCGCCTGCGGCACGATCGCAGCGACGCCAATGCTGACGGTGACAATCCCGCCTTCGCTGTCTTCGTGGGGCACACGTAACTCGGCAATCGCCCGTCTGATGGTTTCTGCAATCCGTGCCGCCTGCTGCTTGCTGGTTTTGGGCAAGAGCACCACGAATTCCTCTCCGCCATAACGGGCGGCCAAATCGCGCGGCCGCCGTGCCTTTTGCTTGAGCACCATGGCCAGCATCTTCAGCAGCTCGTCACCTTCTTGATGACCGTAACGGTCATTGAAGAGTTTGAAACGGTCCGCATCCAGGAATAGCAGCGCGATGGGTTCGCCCTCGCGGCGGGCATCTTGCCATTCGCGGGAAAGCGTTTGGTCAAACGTGCGCCGGTTGGCGATACCGGTCAGGCCATCCGTCTGAGCCTGGGCTTTCAGCTGCACTTCGAAGGCGCGTCGTGTACGCATCTCGCGGCGGAAAAGCACGATCTGTGCCATGACCGAGAAAAATAGCGCCAATGTGACGGGCACGATCAGAATCGCCCGGCGTACCCATGGCGCCAGCACTTCTTCCACCGCCAAGGCTACGGCAATCACCAGCGGCGTGCGGTCAATGGCGGCAAACGCGTGAAGCCGGTTAACGCCGTCTGGCGACAAGATGCCGACGAACGCCCCCTCCCGCCTGATCAAATACTGCTGGAAGTCCAAAGACGCATCAAACTCGCTGCCTATGTCCGCCGATGAGTAGGGATTTCGTAGCACCACCACGCCGTCATTGCGAAATACGGTGATGGCGTCGTGTTCGCCTATGGAAACCTGGGCGAAGCGATCGCGAAAATACTGCAAACGCAGAGAGCCAACCACGATGCCTGCGAAACTGCCATCAGGATTGGAAAGGCGACGGCTGATGGCGATGCTTTCATCGCCATCGCGCAGCCGGCTAAGGTATGGACGGCTGACATACATACCGGCATCGTCGGCGTCACGGTGCACGGTGAAGTAGTCTCTATCCGAAAAATTCAGCGTCGAAGGCGTGAGAGAGCTGGAGTCGTAAAGTACGTTGCCGTCTTTGTCGATGACGCCAATCACGCCCAGATATTCGGCGGTGGCGAATCGGTCGAACAGGAAACGATGTTGGGTTTCGGCGTTTACCCGGGCCAGGCCCGGTTCATGCAGCCGTTCAACCACGCCTTGAAGGGCGAGATCGTAGACGTGCAATGTGCGGCTGATATCAGCGGCCAGTACGCCCGTCAGATTGCGGGCAGCAACGTAAGCGGATTCCCACGTGACGCGACGGTCTATCCAAAGCAGCGCGACCGACGCGGCGCAGATGCCGATCGCGACCAGCCCGGCCAGTGCGTACAAGATGCGTATCACCCACCCGCGAGACTTCACTACGGCGCTCCTTCGCAATGGCGGTGAGATGTCGTGGCGCATGCCCTGAAACTATTCAGCGTGATAATGCCGGTCGCGGACGGCGGGCGCAAGATAGGGCCAGACAATCAGGGACACAACTTCGTGCAACCTTCGTGCGCCCCAGCTACGATTACGCTTCTATGCAAAATACCGATCGCACCTACAGCCTGCCCCAATGGCGGTTGACACGATGGCTGGTCAGCCCGGGCCGGGATGTCCCGTCCGATATCCGTGTGGAGCTGATCGGAGGATTGTTTGGTTCTCTGCCCATTTTTTTTGGCGGGATCATCAATACCTTGCTGGTCGCGGCCTTGATCACCGTCCGGCATCCCGAGCCACTGTTTTTGGTTTGGCTGGTCTTGGAATCGCTGGTTTGCGTGTCGCGCATCGTTGTACTGATATCCGCACGCAAAGCGGCGCGACTGGGGCGGCCCACCTATACCGACCTGTATGTCGTGCTGGCTCTGTTATGGGCGTCCAGTGTGGGATATGGCACGTTCATCAGCCTGGTCAGCGGCGATTGGATCGCCGCGACCATTGCTTGCCTGTCTGCGGCGTCAATGGTGGGCGGAATTTGCGTGCGCAATTTTGGCGCTCCGCGGATGTCCGCAGCCATGGTGGTGCTGAGTGTCGGACCTTGCGCGCTGGGAGCCCTGTTTACCCAGGAAGCCATTTTCTGGCTGGTACTGGTGCAGGTGCCTCTCTACATCGCGTCCATGTCGATGGCGTCTTACCGCCTGAACGCGATGCTCGTGTCGACAATGTTGGCCGAACGTGAACACGAGCGCCATACGAGGCAGGATTCGCTGACCGGACTGTTGAACCGCCATGGTCTGCTTCGGCGGCTGGATCAGGCTGTGGCTCTCGCCAATCCGGGAAGCGCTGAATTCGCCGTGCTGTATCTGGACCTGGATGGTTTCAAGGCGGTAAACGACACCTACGGCCATGCGGCGGGTGATGCGCTGCTGAGACTGGTGGCGAATCGCGTGCTGGCGCTATTGCCAGAGGGCGCAGGAGCGGCGCGAATTGGCGGAGATGAGTTCGTGCTGCTGACGCAGCACGGCGATGAAGCCGAAGCACGGGCATTCAGCGACCGGGTCATTGAATCCGTCGCGCAACCCTATGATTTGCAACAGGATCACCCGATTTCGATCAGCGGCAGCGTTGGCATTGCGCTGATCCCGCGCCATGGCGCTGATACCGCGGCGGTATTGCACGCCGCAGACCGGGCGCTGTACTTGGCAAAATCCGCTGGCAAACGCCAGACGGCAATGGCCCAAACCTGAACTCCGGACGCCCTGCGCCCGGAGTACTCCTTACGTCGTTGCCGTGGCAGCGATACGGAAGGGGAAGGCTCCCGTGCCCCGAACCTTGTCTGACTCGCGCTGCGCACCGATTGCCCAGGCAGGACCCGCTCTGCCCGTGAGCAAGATCAGCTGGCGCATCGATCCGGCCGAAAAACCGCAATGCAAGGCCAGCGCCTGCCGCCGGGCAAGTTCAACTCCAACCGCGTGCGGCGTCGTCAACATCCGTACCGTTTGCAACATGGCAGCCCCCTGGCTAGTGCTCTTCATGAGTAAAGAGTCATGCGAACCAATCTACCGCAGTCTCTGGGATTTGCGCGTGAAATGAAGCGTAAAGTAATGCAAAGATGCAGAAACAATGCTGTCACGCTAAGGGGTTAGGCGCGGCTTCCGTGGTTTCCCGGTCAGGCTTGTCGTTCTTGCCGTCAGGCGGGCTGGTCATATTGCCGTAGAGAAGCGAACGCCCGGCGAAGAGGCCGCCCGCCACTTCCAGTTCAAAACGGTCAGTATCGCGCCTGCGTACATCCTCCACCACCTCGGAAGCCTCATCCGCGGGAACACCTATGGCCCGCAACGCCGCCGCACCAAAGACCAGCGCGGACTCCAGGGTCTCACGCACCTGGTAGTCCACACCCTCCTTGGCCAAAGCCAGGGAATGAATCCGGTCGTAGGCGCGCACCACCACGCGGACCAGCGGAAATTCTGATTTGATCAGCTTGACCATGTGGTTCACGGCCTGGGGGTTGTCGATACAGATCAGGATGGCGCAGGCATTCTCGGCGCCAGCCGTACGCAGCATGTCGATACGGGTGCCATCGCCGTAGTACACCTTCACGCCCCACTTAGCCGCAGCACGGATGGCATCGGTGTCGATGTCCAGAATGGAAACTTTCAGATCCCGGGCCAGCATAGTCTGCGTGACAATTTGACCGAAACGGCCGAAACCGACGATCAGCGCGCAGCCGTCCAAGTCTTTGGCGACATCCACGTCATCCATCGACAGCACTGGCTTGGGCAACAGCCAGCGCAATGCCAAGACACATAACGGGGTCAGCGCCATGGAAATAATGACGACAGCCGTCAGAATCGCTGCGGTGTGCGCGTCGAAAATACCCGCTACCGCCGCCGCGCCGTACAGCACAAAAGCGAACTCCCCGCCCTGCGCCAGCAGCGCGGCCCGGGTCAACGCTTCTGCGTGAGAAGCGCGCAACAACCGCGCCACCGCATACACGCCCACTGACTTCACCAGCATGAACACGACGACGGCCGTCAGAATCAAAGGCCACTCGCGCGCCACTGCCGACAGGTCGAGCGACATGCCCACGCCCAGGAAGAACAAACCCAGCAGAATCCCGCGAAAAGGTTCGACTTCGGCCTCCAGCTGATGCCGAAAGGTGGATTCCGACAACAGCACACCAGCCAGGAAAGCGCCCATCGCCATGGATAGACCGCCGAATTCCATCAACAGCGCAGCGCCCAGCACGACCAGCAAGGCAGCCGCGGTCATCACTTCCCGCGCGTGGGCGGCGGCCAGCAGGCGGAACAGAGGATTGAGCAACCAACGGCCCGCCGCCAGTAGCGCCAAGATGCAGCCCAGCGCGATGGCGGACTGTATCCAGGGATCGCCGTGCTCGGCATTGCCCGCCGGCGCCAACAACGCGGCCAAGGCCAGCAGAGGCACAATCGCCAAATCTTCCAGCAGCAAGATGGAAACAATACGCTGGCCTTGCGCGCTGGTGCTGTCGCCGCGTTCACTCAGAATTTGCATCACGATGGCGGTGGACGACAGCACAAAACCCATCGCAGCCATGAATGCGGCAGGGCCAGACAGGCCGGCCAGCAGGCCGACCACCGTCAAAAGACCGCCGCAGGCCAGCACCTGGGCCACGCCAAGCCCAAAGATTTCACCGCGCAGCTTCCACAAACGCGATGGCTGCATTTCCAGGCCGATGATGAACAGGAACATCACCACGCCCAGTTCGGCGACGTGCAAGATGGATTTTGGGTCGGAAAAAAGACCTATGCCGAACGGTCCGATGACCAAGCCTGCCGCCAGGTATCCCAGCACAGATCCCAGCCCCAGGCGTTTGAATAAGGGGACGGCAACGACCGCCGCGCCCAGCAGCACGACGACGTTGATGAGTTGATTGCCTTCGGAAGGCAGAGCCATAAGGCGCTCCTGGTTGCGTGGCGGGCGGGCTTGCCCCATTTTCCGGCAATCGGATGGATTGGCAATCCGGAATTCTCTGCCCCCTGGCGGCACATTTTTATAGGGGCAGCAAGGCGCCAAAAAAAAACCGCCGCTAAATGCGGCGGCGGGATGCTGGGGTGCGCGATCAGTCGTCGCGGAATTGCATCTTGTACAGCGAGGCATACAGGCCATTGGCGGCCAGCAGCTCGGCGTGGGGCCCGTGCTCAACGATCTTGCCCGCGTCCAGCACGATAATGCGGTCGGCGTTCTGGACGGTGGATAGCCGGTGGGCAATAACCAGCGTGGTGCGCCCTTTCATCAGGCGCTCCAACGAAGCCTGAACCTGGCGTTCGGACTCGTTGTC of Achromobacter seleniivolatilans contains these proteins:
- a CDS encoding monovalent cation:proton antiporter-2 (CPA2) family protein yields the protein MALPSEGNQLINVVVLLGAAVVAVPLFKRLGLGSVLGYLAAGLVIGPFGIGLFSDPKSILHVAELGVVMFLFIIGLEMQPSRLWKLRGEIFGLGVAQVLACGGLLTVVGLLAGLSGPAAFMAAMGFVLSSTAIVMQILSERGDSTSAQGQRIVSILLLEDLAIVPLLALAALLAPAGNAEHGDPWIQSAIALGCILALLAAGRWLLNPLFRLLAAAHAREVMTAAALLVVLGAALLMEFGGLSMAMGAFLAGVLLSESTFRHQLEAEVEPFRGILLGLFFLGVGMSLDLSAVAREWPLILTAVVVFMLVKSVGVYAVARLLRASHAEALTRAALLAQGGEFAFVLYGAAAVAGIFDAHTAAILTAVVIISMALTPLCVLALRWLLPKPVLSMDDVDVAKDLDGCALIVGFGRFGQIVTQTMLARDLKVSILDIDTDAIRAAAKWGVKVYYGDGTRIDMLRTAGAENACAILICIDNPQAVNHMVKLIKSEFPLVRVVVRAYDRIHSLALAKEGVDYQVRETLESALVFGAAALRAIGVPADEASEVVEDVRRRDTDRFELEVAGGLFAGRSLLYGNMTSPPDGKNDKPDRETTEAAPNPLA
- a CDS encoding GGDEF domain-containing protein; the protein is MQNTDRTYSLPQWRLTRWLVSPGRDVPSDIRVELIGGLFGSLPIFFGGIINTLLVAALITVRHPEPLFLVWLVLESLVCVSRIVVLISARKAARLGRPTYTDLYVVLALLWASSVGYGTFISLVSGDWIAATIACLSAASMVGGICVRNFGAPRMSAAMVVLSVGPCALGALFTQEAIFWLVLVQVPLYIASMSMASYRLNAMLVSTMLAEREHERHTRQDSLTGLLNRHGLLRRLDQAVALANPGSAEFAVLYLDLDGFKAVNDTYGHAAGDALLRLVANRVLALLPEGAGAARIGGDEFVLLTQHGDEAEARAFSDRVIESVAQPYDLQQDHPISISGSVGIALIPRHGADTAAVLHAADRALYLAKSAGKRQTAMAQT
- a CDS encoding sensor domain-containing diguanylate cyclase; this translates as MKSRGWVIRILYALAGLVAIGICAASVALLWIDRRVTWESAYVAARNLTGVLAADISRTLHVYDLALQGVVERLHEPGLARVNAETQHRFLFDRFATAEYLGVIGVIDKDGNVLYDSSSLTPSTLNFSDRDYFTVHRDADDAGMYVSRPYLSRLRDGDESIAISRRLSNPDGSFAGIVVGSLRLQYFRDRFAQVSIGEHDAITVFRNDGVVVLRNPYSSADIGSEFDASLDFQQYLIRREGAFVGILSPDGVNRLHAFAAIDRTPLVIAVALAVEEVLAPWVRRAILIVPVTLALFFSVMAQIVLFRREMRTRRAFEVQLKAQAQTDGLTGIANRRTFDQTLSREWQDARREGEPIALLFLDADRFKLFNDRYGHQEGDELLKMLAMVLKQKARRPRDLAARYGGEEFVVLLPKTSKQQAARIAETIRRAIAELRVPHEDSEGGIVTVSIGVAAIVPQAEGSPSELVEAADSAVYQAKESGRNRVVVA